The Vitis vinifera cultivar Pinot Noir 40024 chromosome 7, ASM3070453v1 genomic interval CCCTTACCTGCATGACTTGAGGGGCTCTGTCTGGACCATAGCCATTAGTGATTTGGTATTCTCCTTGTAAGGTCCGGACTATCTTCATTTGGAAGACAGATGGATTATTATCATCCCAACCTGAGCCTCCATAGTCTGCAGTCACCAGCCCCGGTTTTGCCTGATTATTGAATAAAAGCCCAATAATCATGAGATCCACAAGCATTTATTCCTAGAACTGGTAAATAATTCAATTGACAACTGAAACTAACTTGCTGCTGTTGAATACCTGCTAATTAGCTAGCTATTACTATAGCCCTGGAGATAGGAGAGGAGGTGGATCCTAGTTTAGAACTGAGACCTAATGTGAACTGGGAGAGCTAGATTAATCCCTTTTTCATCCCTGAATGGAGCTGAGGATACAGTTAAAAAAGAAGATGCTGGGACCAGATCATAGATCTTTATATTATTAGTCTAACCCTCAGCTTATCAGGTTTTCACATGTATGGACTTGTTCTCTAGTGTTCTACacaatactgccattttttatGGGGTGTTTAAGAGCCCAAAAGAGTGAGGAAATGCCTTGTGCCCTGAAATATACAGTTTTAGGATGGATGGGATACCTGGAGGAAGAGGCCATTTGATGCTTTTATGCGAACTCGATTTCGATCGTCGTTCTTCCTTACTATCTGAAATGTTTCTGAGTTCCCAGGGGAATTTAAAACCGCTACCACTTTGTTTCCTTTGCCTTGATTTTCTAGTCCAAAGAACTGTTTGTTAAACACTCTGAGATTGAAAGTTGACTCATTGATCCTCCACAACTGCATCATATAGTTGAAAAGCAAGGATTGTTAACAATGAGGAAGAATTGAAAGATGGTTATATATGGTTAAAAGAATCAACCCTGAAAGTCTCCCAGCCAGAGGGCGAGGTGCGGTTGGCGACAACATCTGTTCCACCCCCATTTTCAGCGGAGAGATACTTCTGCAGCTTTGTAGACATGAACTGCACTTGAGTTCCATCCTACCAAGGATCACAATAAAGAGCCATACGTTATTGATGAAATGCAAAATTAAGCAGTAAGGAGCCCCTTTCCCTTGGTTAGTGCCGCATTTATCAACACAAAAAGGgaagataaaacaaaattagTGGCCATAGGTGTTTCATGATGCATGGCTAGTCTTAGGAAAATGAAGCAACTGTACCAAAAGATCTTGGTTGGGTATCCCAGCAAAGAGTGAAGGTTTCATCCATCCCTCTGTAACAAGCCAATTTCCTAGATTCACAGCTTTGACCGGCAAATAAGGATCTGCACCCTGTGCAAACCAAAGAGTGGGGACGCATGATGAAAAGAGATAGAAAGCCCACATACATTTCACGTACGAGTAAGAACTCATTTGTCACTCTCTTCCTGGAAACTGAGGAGAGTTCGAGTCGAATATATACAGAAGGCAAGGGCTACAAATGGTGTAGGATGATAGTGATTAGTAAATATTGTTCACACAATATTAATTAAGACATTTGGGAAATTATTAGGCAGTTTAGTATGGAAGTAGCAGAATCTTTTAAGACCATGAAATTTTCTTGTGTTGGGAACATGAATTAATCTAATAAAATCTCATTCTTGATATACCATTTTATGGTGTGAAAGGATTATAAGGAAGGAGAAATACGAGGGTATTGGAAAAAGTTGAGGTCAGCCTCGAGCGAGTCAAGTCGTTGGAAATTGATACAGGAGACCTCAAGCAGCCAAGCTTGACAAACTCTTCTTCTACGTCAATCTCTCCTGTTGTTTCTCTTCCACTTGGTACTCTTTGAATTATTTACATGATTGACTAGAATGAAGTCAACGGAAATATCTGTTCTCACTGTTGTCAGTAAATGTACCTACTGTGAGAACTTAAAGTCTGGGTGTTGGGTTTGGAGTGCATTTAACCCTTATCTTAAAATCATACCCAGAAACTGAAACGTGTAAATATGTGGCAGTGTGTACCTCTTTGCCAATTCACTCACAGCACGATTGGTGGAGGACAGTAGTACCCAATACCACGGAAATGAAAAAAGCAAAAGCTATGCATGTGGGTCAAATATAGGGCGGAGAGACCTATGATGTGGAAGTGGGACTGCCAATATTCAAATTCGACCATTGCAATCCGACTTTATTTTGAGTGTTACCATGCCCATGCTTTTGTTTATACTTCGGCCTTTGAGATAGCGTCACTTGAGGATTGGCCTACCTAGAACTTTCAAATTGGGGCATGGCTTCATTGGCTTGTGATGCAGCTGAATGGAAGAGCAGTTTTGTGTAGGTCCATGGACTCCTAGAACTAGGtatcaaaaacaagaaaagagaataaatcaTCCCAATATATGTTATATCAAAAAATTCATCCCCGCTGCTAAAATCTCTTCAAATAAGactacaaatttttaaaataaataaaattagaatataaaaaaagtttttgactTCTTTACCACAACGTATTGTCACAACAATTTACTAGAAATAAGAATTTGTCATTTTGGTGTCCTTTTTGGCAAGGGAAGAAAAAGGTGGATTTTTTGCTCTTTACATTgcttttttttaagaaaaaatattgatgaTACCAAAATTAGGTATCCACCTATTGGGTACCCCTAGAAGAATATAACTTGTCTCGATATCACatcaaaaaggcaaaaaaatccTTATAATACCACCTATCAAGGGATTCCTCTTTAAATTATCACTTGATTATCAATAAAGTCATACCGACAAGACCGTATTTTCCTATTAAATTATCACTTAACTATCAATAAAGTCATACTGACATGATCGCATTTTCCTAATTGAAATTTAGCCAAAAAGCTTATAAATAATCTATGATCATTCTGGGAACTCAATGTGTTTAACAATCTATTGAAAAAAAAGTAACGGataataaaaatacactttCAAATACTTATGccaaatttatcatatttgacaTAAATATTATGTGCAAGTTTgaatatactttttattttctgcaTTTAGATAAaaacctaattataatttttatataagatgcATTTACTCTTCTCTTTTGAagtttatattgaaaaaaataatgattttaaaaattattttaaataaaaaaataaaaaatattgatttttaaaaattaaatatatactttttgtataaaatattatacttttatatacaatttttttaaaaaaaatagaaaatatattcaaattacaataaataaCATCATTCATTGTGCTTTGCAATAATCCCATAAGGCCATATACAATCTATGACCCTGCGATCTACATTTTCCCTTTCCTATGAGGCAAAATGCCGGAACCAGTGCATCCAGAGCGTCTGAAAAGCTCTAGAAATCTACATATCCTGTTTTTTCTATCCAATTTTCGTTTGGAATCAGAAATCTTCTTCTGGGTCCTGCACAAAGTGGCTCATATTCAAAATTGGCACGCAACCAAGCCCGGTGCGTTGAGTTATGTAGGGCTGGATTGGGCCTAAGATTCTAGTGAGCCCGGCCCACGTTTCAAACTTGCCGTGTGTCTGCAACTATGGGTCCAATGGTAAACACAGAGCCCACTAAAACGAATGGGCTTGAAACTATTATGGAGagcatgttttaaaatttaatatttaagttttttaaagagttagatttaaaattgaaaataaaattttgaaaaaaaaaaaaatcagaaatgaaaaaagaaaagaaaaaaggaggaCATTCTAGCAGCAAAAACGGGTGCCGTCAGACTGATCCACCAGCCAGTTTGACTCGGTGAAAAGCATCCACAGCCGGGGCGTCGTAGTAAAATTCAGGCTGGAATTACAGGTGGCCTTTGTAGCGAGTGGTCCACACGCGGGTATGATCAGTGTACGATGGCTCAGAGGGAGGAACAGTACGGCACAGTTTACGAGAGAGCGCGTGGGATACCCATACTTTTGGCTTTAGGTGAAAAATGAGAGGCTAATAATGGGGATATAATTAATGAGGAAGTGAAACGTTATATTCGATTTGACATTGTATTCTACTGCGTCTTCTTCTGATACTGTGCATGTGCAGTGATAATCCATAATGGTAGACACCAGAGTTCCACTGCTCCTCAGTCCTCCCTTCCTTTTTGGCTTTGGcccttttatctatttttatatttttagtttctaTAATAGAGAAAGAAACAGCTTTGGGTCACATCGTAGGGAGACTCAGTGAATGCAGCTCCTCTGTAGTCTGTAATGCCACTCGTTAGCCGTTACCCTTTAGAGAGAGACCTAGCCAGTGAGTCTACCATGCCCAACTGCAACAGGGTCAGACCCTGATCCTATGAATTATTATATAGCTCCATAGCCTCCAAAATATTTTGGACTTTAGGTATTTGTAAATATGCCTATAAGGTATAAATTAAAACAGAGTTGAGAGGGGAAAATCATAGAGTAAAGAGGCGGGGGCCCAGTCCCCCAGTAAGCTCAAAGGTAGAAGGGGGGAGAGAGGGTAGTGACAGGGACACGCTGTTTCTGGGACGGGACTTGACGACACCACTACTGTCCAAGACTCCAAGCTCAACCTCCGAGGTTTTGTAATTGTCTTTTCGTTTTCTATTTATTATCCAATTCCTACATTAAATTCTCTCTCATTACTACTATTCTTTATTGGAACAAATTTTCGGAAGATTCTATGCTATTTGGTAACGTCCAACCTTCAATAAATCcgaaattttaatataataattacgTTTATAAAATAACGTCATCAAATCATATTATGTATGTGACTCGATTGATCTCGCTTGTTTAATATCTATATCTATGATAACACATTCCACACATCTATTGCAAATCTTATCATGTGGTTTGGGTCATTTCAACCCGTGTATTGGAGTCTATCAAAGATATGCAGGGAAATTGTGAGAGAAGATAATATTCCGATATATACGCATACCATATGTTGGCTATTAGTTAAGCCACTTAAGCGTTTGGAGGGATTCTGAAAGATTTGGATATAAATTTGGAGACTGCCCAGTGATGCACCGGACGAGCCCACGCTTTTGTACGCCCTCACCTTTGTGTGAAAATGAGTAAGGGACGTATCCATTGTCCTTATGGGTAGCTCCATACTTACTGCCAAACAAAAAATGGAAGCTCCACCGGCCGGTGGGACTTCTTTATTTCTGCCGATAGAGATGTTGACCTTTAACTTAGACAATCACGTGAGAATAGTGAAGATCCTCTTGTATGCCTTTTGTCGAACACTTCACAATCACCTCTTCTTCTGAGTTTACCCCAGGCGGAGAGATTGGCACTTACAATTACCCTTTCCTCATATCTCATAGTACTTTATTGTCAAACGATGAGAACATTATTGTTCTATTCGCAAGAATATAACATTATTAAACTTATTGCATTCAAATGTATATCCAAATTTGATTCGCTTTCTTCTGTAAATAAAGGATCTTGGTTGGAGGGGAAATAATTTCTACTGGGTCCGTTGTTGATAAAGCAAGTGTGGAAGAAAAATTCCACTAAATAAGTCTCTTTAGTGAGACATTATAAAAGGGTTAAAGTTGCCATACTCATTCACCTAAGCTACTTTTTTTTATACCCTAATCATTTCACTTCATCCACCAGCTTGGTCGGAATGTAATCTTTTTTGAAATCTCCATGGAATTGCTATTTTCACATCTTAATCTGCTGCAGTCACTCAGTGGTGAAATCATGGCAACATTGATGGGTGGGTATATGTATGAACATTTCAATAGTTTGActactcatatatatatatataaaaaatttctcaaactcAAAAGGAAGCTCACATGAgtgaagaaaatttaaaaggtTAAGTAGCATTTCATCATAGCTGGTGGGATTTCATCATAGCAAACATGTGGACGACATCGCTTTTAGAAAGAAGAACAAAAGTATGCCATTGATCATCTGGGAAAAAGAGATAGACTATCATAAGATAAGACTTTATATAAAGCCCGCCACTAAACTTTCACATTAACCCTTAGCCATTTATTCTTGACGTGGATGGCTACTAAGACACTGATCATACCTTCTGGGTTACACTCATAATTCTTTACATTGAGGGAAATGATATAGCTTCAAAAGTTCTGCTACAACAGCATATTTTACCAGGAAAAAGGAATATTTTTCCAGTTGTATTATTTCAATACAAAGCGAGCTTAGCTTAGCCGATCTTCTTTCATATTTAAGCAATAAGAGGTTACATGTAGTGTATCTGAGAAGGAAGGGAGAAAAGTCCACTTTTCAATCATAAAAGGGTTGTTGTCTAACATAACGAAACTGAAAAAGAATGGAAGAGAGGTAGGGGTAGAGCCCTATGGATCAGTGGTAAAAATCTGGCACTATTAAATACACAGACGTGAACGTTCTAGGATACAGAGCTGGCGAAAAGCTTAGTGAGGTTGGTTGCAAAGCTTATCTGATTATGTGGCTTTTTTTATGTCTCAATTGGGGTCAGGGCTAGCAAAGTCAAAATGGGAAGAGCAGTGTCACCCTGACCCCACCCTTGACCTCTCTCTCCCTCCGTTAACTACCATTTTCACGAGCATCCAAAGATATTCTGCATTTGAACCTTTCGAGGTTTGTCCCTCTCGCTGTATTCCTTTCGCTCTCTGTCCTGTGTGGTAAAGATAAAAGGGGGGTGTTGGATTCGTTAAAGTTTTCAAGTTTCAACCTCCAACAAGAACAAAGAGAAGCTAGCTAGCACAGAAGAATATGGACATTCGAGCGAGGAGATCAAGCAGAGAAATCAGTCCAGACAGGGCCAAAGTGTGTTTGCAGCCCAGAGCCAAACCCTTCAGGAAAGTTCAAGTTGTGTATTACCTCTCCAGAAATGGACAGCTTGAGCATCCCCACTATATGGAGGTCACCCACTTGGCCAATCAGCAGCTTCGTTTGAAAGGTAAATCGAATAATGGCCTTCGGCTTTGCTTATATCATTTGATTGATTCTTGTCTTATTAATTTCCCCGTTTATGATGTTATCGATATAGATGTGATGGAACGGCTCACTGTTCTCCGAGGTAAAGGCATGCCTTCTCTCTATTCCTGGTCTTGCAAAAGGTAAGTTCTTCGACTCATCTTCTCACATGCATTTAGTTTTTCTTCCTTCAAACAATTGGGGTAATAGTGTTTGATATTAGGAGCTACAAGAACGGGTATGTGTGGAATGACTTAGCAGAGAACGACATCATCTACCCGGCAGAAGGAGCTGAGTACGTACTAAAAGGCTCTGAACTGATTGAAGGCTGTACAGGTAGACTCTCCACCACCCTCTATTACACAACATGTTTAGCACAACCCCACCTTGTGTTTGCTGCTTTTATCTTCCCTCATCTTTTCATCGGGACCATTCCTTGTCACAGACAAATTCCAGCAGCTTCATGTGAGCAACAGAGTGCAGCACATTCCGGAATCTAACTTCCACCCTAAACGCATTCCACTCCCCCGGCGGAGCCGACACAGAGAGCCAGTAGAAGTGGAGAACATGAGAGATGAAGAGCACGATTACCaggaagaagaggaggaggaagatGAAGAGAAGACAAGCTACACCAGCTCCAACACCTCCCGCTCGCGCTGCTCAAGAGGAGTCTCTACCGACGAAATTGAAGCAACCCAGAAAAACTCCAACCCTACTGAGTTAACGCTAGAGGACGGGTCACCCCCATCCACATCCTCCACAGTCTCTGACAAAGCAAACGAGAGCAACTCCAATTCTAAACGATTTGAAGACGGCGACCCAGTTGACTCCGTCTTTGCTGAGCCAGTACTAAGTCGCAACTCGGTTCTGCTCCAGCTCATTGCATGCGGTAGCATGGTCTCTGGTAAACCGAAGAATGGTACGAGTCTGAAGCGAAGCTCAGCAAACATTCCTGTGAAGAACACCAATCTCCATAAAGGGGTTCTCTGCAAAACTGCGGCGAAGGTGGCGGAAGAAGACATGATCAATTACATTTCAGAGAACCCACGATTTGGAAACCTTCAATCGGAAGAGAAGGAGTACTTCAGTGGGAGTATCGTCGAGTCCATGACCGAGGACCGAGTTTCCATCCAGCCAGTGCTCAAGAAATCATCTTCTTACAACGAAGAAAGGTCAGTGACTCAATTCCCCAACATTTTTTGTCATAATCTATAACACTACTTGAATGATAATTATAGTGTGCTctattcaaaacattttaaaatttttgtcatTAATTCACCAGAAATTTCTCCCCTAAATTGATCTGTCCACAATACAATCAATCGTTGCCCAAATTTTGCATAGCTTTTTGACAATGTGCACGGTCTGATTTAAAATATCAGACTTATTGCAAGGCACCAGcctgaaataatttttttcaaaaatgattttgtcaTCATTCGATATGGGGCATAAATTAGTAAATGATTGTTTTGGCGACAGAATTAGACAGTTTCTTTCTTTAggaaatcaaaacaaataatgaaataaCAATTAAAATCTTGCTAGGTGTGTGTAtatgtattttgtttgtattacCATTTTGTGGCAAACTTGGACCAAACTACTTTGTTATGTACTTTGAAATGGTCAGGAGCTCCAAGGCTGGGTTGGGAGAGGCAGTGGAGGAGGtggaagagaagaaagagaagacaGTGAAAGGGAAATGCATTCCCAGAAAGAAATTTTCTGGTACTTGTTCTTCGAAACAAAGCAAAAAATGAGAAGGGTGTCCCACTAAATGGAGCCGTTGGAGCAGTAATTagagggattctatctcattaggatgtttatttatagtttgaccgtgatgatgatgatgggtGTTGTGATGTGgaaagttggaaaaaaaaaaaaaaagtggtaaaATCTTGTGATGTTGAAATTGGAAGAATGGTGTGATTCTCTTTGTCCTCTGTTTGAGACTTTAGTTTCAGAAATCATATGAGGAATCACTACTATTTGTCTCTCACTACTTTAATCATACATTTATGATCTTCATTATTGAACTCAAGATCACTTGCAAGTTGCAAGTTGCTACTACCCTCTGTTGCCTTTGCTTGCGGTGTCGAATGGGCTTGGTTTTAGGAAGCCCAAGCCCCTTGTATTTTGGTCTAACCAACCCATTTTAACATCCATGAGCATTGTATCTGCTTGACCCATCAATCATTTATCCAtctattatctatatatatatatatatgaaagctCAATAGGCCTTTATGAGTTGTTTGattgtaattataattaaaatgtttttatttatataatttggtTAATAGTGTTTccattcatttttcaaaaattttaagtcgcttaatatttaaaaatgattttcaaaactttatcAAACACTTCATTTTCTATGAGAAAGCGCTTTAAAAATATTAGGCGACCATGGATTTGAGCATGATTCAATCTACGAGACTAGATAGCTTTTAGCCTAACTAATGTTTACTTTTAGTCACTCTAATGTTAGTGAGATTCTCCTGAACACTACAGTGTGACATTTGGaactatatatatgtataggtGAAATGCCTTGGAAGAGGAGCAATAACCATCATTAATGGAGCTACATCAATTAAATGATGGGCATAATCCTATACTAGGTGGGATGCCGCTCCCATTGTAGTACATGTCTCCTTAGCTTGTCGCTTGGTTTGTAATTCAAATGAAGGTCAGACTACCTTTCCTTACTCAACTCACATAACGAAGAGCACTaggtgaaaaaaagaaagggcaGTTGGAGGATCCAAGCACCAATCAAGCACTTGGCTTGCCACACTCGCAAATAATTTGGGCAGGACATGAAGGACGAAGACTCTTAGGCACAATGGTCATATACTTATGGAATAGTAGCATTGTTAGGAATACCTCTACCTGGCATTAGAGCACTATTAGGTAGTGTACCGAATATTGCAGCACTGATTGTTACACTTGATATTGATGTATGAACACCTTGGCATCGTAGTATTGTTAGCCATACCTTCTAGAGAAGCTACTCGACTAGTGAGAAAACAACACTTTTCCCATGGGAGGTCTTAGAACATGGAGTGTCTAATGTTTTTGAAGTATTACAAATGttcattctttctttttgttgctTATCGGTATAGAACCATgtatcatttaattaaaaatctttCAAATTCATGTAATATAaggtttttctttattattgattttgtttgatcAATAGAGAGCAATGCTTGTTTGACCTTGATTCTTGTGGATTGAAAAAGCAATCATACAAAATAGATCCTCCAATATCTATATATAAACATTGGTTCCTTTATTAATTATGTAGATAAAAAAGCAATAATGGCAATTACAACAAGAGTTGATTTAGAATCTTGGGTTCTTTTACTTCATTgttatttactaattttttattattatttttatttctcttttgggGGAATCATAAGATACACTTTCGTGTATTACCTTAAATCTTTTATACGTTTATCCGCTAATAAATCGTTTCATGATAATTCCATCAAtcactttattttcatttttcatgttaattttgataaaataattcttgacacaaataaaatatttgaacttaaggctcaataaatatatatatatatatatatatatatatatatatatatatattatagattattataaatacatattattattattattatataattaaaatgagagGAATGGAAGTGATTGACATGGGAGCTCCTCTCAGGCAATGATagagtataaaataataatatacttgATGAATTAAATACTATGATTTAATAATGAACCATTAGTTgcattaataattatattttaagtgATAATAACATAAGTGTCATCCCTTATGAATTTTGGATTGTTGGATCAAGGAAAACTCAATAAAATTCACAAGTGTCtcaaagttaattttttttttcccctactAATGTTTTACCTAGTACTAAAAGGGGtcctttccaaaaaaaaattacttcacCCAAAGAGGGTCCATAACTGGTTGGTTTTGCAAGAGGTGATCCTCTATAGTTATAAAAGTATCCAAGAGTAGCTAGGGTCTGACTAGCGCTCTAGCAACGGAGTTGACCGAACatatttaactttgaatttctctatttttataaGGCCACTTTTAGGTTTCTCCGTTTGGAAGCCGGATTTGATTTTGACCTTGGTAGCTTTTCGTAAGGACTTgtcaattttgatttatttatggCCGAGAAAATGGGGTTGCTTAATTCATCATTTCTATCGAATACATTCTTAGAGTTTCTTCTTTACGCGCATTAAACGCTATGTTTTTCTCCGGTCGGTTCTCCGTTGTAAAGCAATGAGTTAAAACTTGTCTGTCCCTCACAGCATGCAAAGTTTTCAAGTTTTCATTTTATTGGCCGTGTAGTTAGAATTTCGCGGAGCTCTTCCTCCGTTCTCCTTTTCTACCTCTATGTGTTAAGTTTAAACGTTTTGGACTCCCAAGCAAGCAAGCTGTTTTATGAGATTTATGAATTCAACACGAAATTGCACTGGCAATATCCCCGAAACGGCCCATTGCAATGGCAAATTCTTTTGAGAGAATTCCGAGCCTTGTGGCTTGTGCCCTTTGAGCTATTATGAAGTGAGGGGACCCGGTGGGAGTGAAGCTATAGTCTGGAGCCATTCGTGACTGCTTTTGTTGCCCTATTTCACAACTCTTGCCCACACCCATGCCCCATCCAAAAGtacaataaacaataaaaaaggcTAGCTATGGGAATTATGAGGTGGACAGAGTATGAAATCACCTATCATTAAGTCAAGGCCACTGTAAATTACTCTGATCTGGCTCCAGTTGCTCACCCCTTTCCCAAGAGTTTACGCGCTTTGTTAACCGAAGAGGGCAGGGCACATGCTCTGCTTCTATACTAAAATCTAAGATCTCCTCAATGCACGCCATCATTAGTAGAAAATGCCGGATACGATCATTTTTTCCACTCGATCCATTAATATGCTTTCAATTCTCTCTATGTGGGTGCAATTTGCAAAACTTAGTCAAACGTCCCATTTCTTGTCAACTGATCTGCCCTAGGAAATCCAAATTCGCAATGTTCCTCCACCATCACGAAAGCGCTTTCACATGTCTTTTTAAAAATCTCCATGCCCCATCACTCACCCTTTGAGAAAATTGGATTCCAAAGCCTATCTTCTTCATGTAAAAATGACAACGAGGATGTTCCAGTTGGCAGTTGCTtcccataaaataaaaaaaaaaaaaatccacaggAAGTGAGAGCGGAGCGGAATTAAAGGAAAGACAAATGGATCCCACCGATCCGAAATTGATGTTGAGGAGGCAGgcttgagagagagaaagggaaagTGGCGCAGTACGCGGTTTGTAAGTTTCAATGAGAAGGTGGGACCATGTCATGTGGCCACACCGACACATGATGGGTGCCAGCTCATTCACACTCTGCTACTGCTAACACCCTACCCCTAATCCCTATatatcaatttcattttcctttctttctttttctcatatttataaCGTTCATTCACTCTAATCTCTCTCCGCTACTGCTCTGTAACCAACTAACAAGATGGCTAAGCTGTTGATGTCCATTGCTCTCTGTCTCCTCCTCGTGTACGTTAGCGAGGCCCGCCCTATGCGGAAACCCTTCGTCCTCCATGGCCGCGTCTACTGCGACACTTGCCGCGCTGGATTCGAGACCTCCGCAACCACTTACATCGCCGGTAACGCCTTCTTGCTTTTAGCTTTTATATAATCGTTCAGAAACATGGTGTCTCAAAGTATTTGTTATTGTGCATGGATCTGGACCATTTGATTGGTGGATCATCCTTGGAGGGTTTTTCCCCCAATTTGGTGGCCAGATCTGATGATTGTGGCGATGGTTTTCACCAGTTTTTGTTGACTATATCCTATCAACGGCATAGATCTATGAGTTTTTGCGTACAAATGTTCTTAACCGTCTGCATTGGACAACGAAGattccttatttttcttctgCTCTACTAcatctattttattattattagcataACTATCCTTATTTTGTTAATTGTTATTTCTTCTGCTTTTGCTAGTACTGCAGCcgttttattattatcatcagtCATAGGCTTTATTGTTGTTATGGTAATGCAAAAAGACAAACACAATGGGTCCCCCATAGGGTTCTGGTGCAATCACTCTGGCTCTACTGCCAGCATGTTGAGGCTTAGGGTTCATGGTCTACTCCATATGGAGGTGTGAAAAATCATGTGATGTGTAGCATGTGATGGCTATTATTAGCCTCATCATGTGAATTGTCAAGGTTCACGCGGATCATATGGAGGTGTGGTTGCTTCCTcattaaagaattcttttggattttgattttggagTCTACAACAGAAGCAATCACAACCCAACACAGAATACTCCTTTTATACTGCCATTGCAGATGATTGCTTAAGAGCATCAAGAATGACTTGCAAGTTGTATCCATGTATcagtttattatatttttgtttgtgTGGGATTGGGCTTCAACAATTTGTAGTAAATtggtaatttttgttttttccaatCTTATCAAATCCAAAATTGTTTTATCTCTTCAAATGATTC includes:
- the LOC100246420 gene encoding protein SOSEKI 2; the protein is MDIRARRSSREISPDRAKVCLQPRAKPFRKVQVVYYLSRNGQLEHPHYMEVTHLANQQLRLKDVMERLTVLRGKGMPSLYSWSCKRSYKNGYVWNDLAENDIIYPAEGAEYVLKGSELIEGCTDKFQQLHVSNRVQHIPESNFHPKRIPLPRRSRHREPVEVENMRDEEHDYQEEEEEEDEEKTSYTSSNTSRSRCSRGVSTDEIEATQKNSNPTELTLEDGSPPSTSSTVSDKANESNSNSKRFEDGDPVDSVFAEPVLSRNSVLLQLIACGSMVSGKPKNGTSLKRSSANIPVKNTNLHKGVLCKTAAKVAEEDMINYISENPRFGNLQSEEKEYFSGSIVESMTEDRVSIQPVLKKSSSYNEERSSKAGLGEAVEEVEEKKEKTVKGKCIPRKKFSGTCSSKQSKK